Genomic window (Castor canadensis chromosome X, mCasCan1.hap1v2, whole genome shotgun sequence):
GATTCGGGGTCCATCAGGCAAGAGCCTGAACTCTCCAGACCAACACAGAgctggaggcagaaattaggcctttcccaaagaaaaaggaaaatagatggaGTTTCTTACATATGCAGACATTTCTCCCAATTTTGAATTCTTAGAAACAAAAACCTACCCTTCACTGACTACCACATTCTATGCTGGGTGCTCTACAACAACCCTAGGAAGCAGGTGTTATTATTCCCAAATGACAAAGAACCTacattcagagaggttaagtcattTATCCAAGGTCAAGATCTAGTAAATGCCAGTGCTGGGATTTAAATGGGATGCTCATAACCACGCTCATATATTGAATCCCAGCCCATCACTCACATAAGAAGGACAGTATGTTTTATAACAGCATAAAAAAGATTAAGCAAatagaaattgaagatgaaatagtgGTTACAGTCATGGTTAACCAAAAAAGGAAatgtcctctctctcccttcttagcTTCTAGGCTATTATAATGAATTATTAATATTATGTACTATGAGAGGGAAATGATGGTAAAGATAACCAAAAGAGCAGATTATTCTTAAACAGTTTGTGTTTGACTTTGGAATGCATTTGAAGCTGGCATTCTGATGGTCTATAAATTCACTTTAAGTAGAACAATGAATCCAAAAGGTGAAAAATTAACACGAAAAgctttgaaaatcttttcatGGTTTCCATCCTATCCTTGGTCTGAATCTCCATTTCCCTagaaaacagagggaaatgatCTGGCAGTAGGGTGCTAAacagaagaaacagacaaatgaaaacctaggaaggaggaggaaaaaacctTAATGAAGTTTCCTTGTTTATTCTGAAACATGGAAATTATAtcagatattaaaattaaaatatggcaGCCTGaggtcaacttttaaaaaattaacatataataattgtacatatttattagGTAGAGTGTGATATTTTGATCCATTTGTACAATACGTAATGATCAAGACAGGGTAATTGCCATATTCATTAATGtggacatttgtcatttctttgtgttaggaACTTTCAAAATCAACTCTTCTCTTTTGAATAAGCAACAACttattattaactatagccaCCCTATTTTGCTATAGAAAAGTAGAACTTAATCCTCCTATCAAACTGTACTTTGTACTCACTAACTAAATATTCTCTATCGCCTCCTCCACAgggaaccaccattctactctctacttccaTAAGATCAAAACTTTTTTAGCTTCCATGTGATAAGCAAGAACATGCTGATATCTgcttttgataaaatattttactattaacCTGTGAAATGGATCCCACTTGTTAACAAGGAAGCATTGATACCAACTGTAGAAAATATATTTAGCTATATATTGGGTCGAGCCCTATGAAAATGCTATTTTAGCAGTCAAAATGGTGAACTTCATGGGGTCAGCCTAATATTATGCATCACTAAGAAACTAAACACTGCCCCACAAGGACTAACACCGTGGGGGTCAGATATTGTTTTTTGATACAAAGTGCACCCAAATAAATACCTCACCTTCCTTTTTGAGGGGCAAAATATGTGCTGCAGAAaaggagaaagtgtttcttcctaAAATTTCATCATTGAGATTTGCATTTGGCCTAAAACTAGGCTTAGACAACTTGAGATAGAGGGACAATTGTCAAGCTACAAGAACAAATGGGGATAAAAGAGGCATTTGGGGGTAGGGGAATGACCTTGGGGAAGGTGAAGGCCTGGTACCAGGTATCAGGATTGAGGGACACCTTGATTTTGCCCTCCAAAacccacaggcacacactgaACCACTGAGCATCACAAGAATTCCTCACCTTCATGCCAAAGGTGAATATAGTAATGATGATTTTCAGTATGAGTGTCAAAGCCAGCTGCCACATGGCACTGTAGACTCCCATGCCAGCAGGTCTGTCAGGAAGCTCACCACCCTTGCTTGTGTTGAAATGGTTCTCATAATCGCAGAGCTTGGAGGAGTCCAGAAGACCACAGTCATTGAATAGCTCAGAAATGAGCTCACTTGTGCTCATCCGGGTGTATTCATTCGGGAAAGCCAGGATGGCAGTGATGGCTGTCACGATGAGTACCTCTATGACAGGATACTTGCCCAACTGGGTGGTCTTCCGCTTCCGACACCAGGCAATGTTTGTGCGGATAAACAGAGCTCCCCACAGACCGCCAAATATCCCCAGTAGAATGAATGGCACAAGCTCAAAGAGATGCCATGGGGTATGAAACTCCACATAAAATAGAACTAGGCGGCTGTTCCCAAATGGATTGATGGAGCGTAGAGTAAATGCTGCCACCAGGGCAGCAAAGAATGAACGCCACAATGTTTTGAGGGGAAAATAATAGCTGACCTATGAAACAAAAGGTGAGAAATCAAACCAATCAGTATGCAGgaactgtttctttgaaaaactggTGCTGCTGACCTGAGAGGCAAGAATGAAAGCTGTGCACTGCCCAGGGATTTCTGGTCACAAGGTAAATAAAGAACCTGATGTGGACAGAGCACTCAGGGACTGCAATGTATGTGGGTATCCGCCCAAATCCCTGAAACAAAAGCACTCGCATGCTCGACAGTTAGAAGTAATTACCTCTTCcagactgaataatactccgcCAATAGGTGCCCCGAAGGCTACAGATACACCAGCAGCTGCTGCAGCTGACAAGACCTGCAATCCAAACAGAAAATTGGTGCTAGAGTAACAGTGTTTTCGCACGCCCAtcacatttgaaagaaatattagcGGTTACTAAACATGTTTAAAAAGTCTTTACATGCTCCATGTCACAAACAGTAAGGTTCGCTATTGACTTTGACAGCAAAGGCTGCATGCTGGGTACTGAACACATGCGTGGTTCACATGCTTAAACAGGAAAGAGAGCCTTCCCTCTGCGACTGAGGCATGTGCTTTATCCTAAATTAAGCCCCCCATTCGCAATACTCCCAGTCCAGTAACTGAATTTGAGTTTGGAGACCTACTTATTTCCCACCTGACTGAAGTGCTTACACTGAAGTATTTAACTAGCACTTTGTAAAGGAACATCTTATATATTCTATtcattttagcagtactggggtttgaacttagggcctcacacttgctaggcaggtgctcttaccacttgagccactccacctggcCCTTCTATTCATTTTAATTGTGGTGAAACATGTGTAACAAAATTTTCCACCTTAACTATTTTTGAGTGTTCAGTAGTGTTAATTACATTCACAGAACTTTTCATCTTGCCAAACTGTAACTCCatacccattaaacaaacaactcctcattctcccccttcccataggcccctggcaaccaccagattatttctttctttaaaggaatacttttattaaaatgagATGCTAAAGAAGGCTCTAATGATATAAAGCTGAACCTCTAATTGGCTCACAGCTCCTTGGGAGCCTCACTGTTCTCACACCGGGTATTGAGAGTTCCCCGTGCCATGTGCCCTACTCCATATCCAGCGATCTATGGAAACGGAAATAGGAAGACGAGATGTTTAAAGGAAGAGAAGGCCTAAGTATGTTTAGGGGTGGCAAAGAAAGGGGCtatgagagaaaggaagaaggaaaaagaaagagggacaAAGGGACAGAGATAGACAAAGTGATAGTTAGAGAGTGTCACCTCTCTGTGTGGGCATGTATGTACATGTCAAATGTACAGGACCAACACTGGTGATGGAATTCATACATTTCTTTGGATTCCAGTTGCTGTGGAGAGAGAGATGATTTGGAGAGTGAGGAAGTATTTTAGAGAAAACTGAATAAAAGTAATTAAGAGTTTTGAAGAACGCAATGGTTCAAGGCAAAGTAAGCAGGCAGTTTTCTCTGGGCGTATGCACCGGCCTAGGAAATGGAAATGAAGGGGAGGGAAGAATGAGATCGCTGGTGTCAGCTGTGAGGAGTGTTAAATTCATAGCTTCGAAGGCTTTCATTTGAGAAGGATAAAGACATCTAACATGCAACTTGTGGAGGAGGATTTCACCATGTTTAGGATTAAttaggagggagaagaaagagttgAGTTGGctggtttgttttagttttatattgCAAAGTTCTGTCCAAACCCTTCTTTCTCAAATATGTTTCACTTGCACTGCCCACTGTGACAAAGTCACTGGCCACTGCCCCTGATGGTGAGGacaataaggaaaaataacttgcacaaggccctgggtttgatcttcagcaccacaaaagcaaaactgaaaaatgtgaataaacaaaaaaaaattgaagattaaAATATTCATATGAATCTATTCTGAGAAATATACGGTATTaatacaaagaaacaggaagatcaaATTCCCTTCTCTTTGCATAGAGGCACtattaaagcaaaaatatgaAGGAAAGTGACCAGTTTCAAATCCAGTAACAGTCAATACTTCACTCTTGCCTATCAAAATGATTTTTCAACTCACCCACTTTCGCTGTACATCACTCCTATTAACAACCTCCCTAATTTACCACGGCCCTTGTGTCCCTCTGCCACATGACAGGGAGCTAAACAATCTACACATGCtagctttcctctcctttctaagTGTGTCAGGAACTTTCTCCCGTGAACTACCAAAATTTATTCCATATTTGAACTCTCAACATCTTTCAGGTTCCTTCTGGGTCTTGTGGTTAATTTTCGTTTTCAGAAGAAATCACTAGGTTCCAATTCTGTGAAAAATCCTCTTTAATGAAATGACCCAGGTCTTGACCCACTCTCTATGTGATTTCTTTGCAGTTCAGGGAAAATAATACAAGAAACATTATTTTCTTAGGCTCTTAATTAGAGCAGGACAAAAAGTAACCAAGGACTTGgaagagttttttaaaatgttctaaataGCATACATTAACTATTGCCTAAATTTGAGAACTACAGAGATGCTATGGTGAGACCAATTTGGCTAGACTGAAGCAAGACATAGAGAAAAACTAATTCAAGTGTGGCATTCAgtagaaataaaacatgaaaaggcTGATATCTAAAATACAACATTTATCTATATTCTTCCTCAGGAATAAACACTTTACttaaaatctattattttgtaCCTCCTTTTAGCATAGAAGCACCATATACCTGTACAGacatatataataaaaagttaaagtcaatatttctccttcattactgcctcactcactcacccagcacaaatacacatttttaacaGTTGAGGGTAAAACTACTTTCTGGACATTTTCTTTAAGTTCAtagacatatttttttaattacctgAATTATGCTATATACATTAGTTACAAACTggctttttaagttttaattgtgTTCTATCTCCAGTATTCCATGTCAATATATATAGGGCTATCTATTATTTTTGATGGTTGTATAGTATTCCACAACATGAGCAAAATATGGTTTAAGTTCCctattgatagacatttgggtaACTTCACTATGTTGACAAATATAGCACTGACAATCCCCAGGCACCTGTGTACACATACATGCTAAGAAGGCTGTAGGACAAACTCCTAGAAATAGACTTGCTGAGTCAAAGGGTATTTGCATTCACATTGGTAGAATCCTCAAATTGTCACCCCCAAAACTGTACCATTTATGctctcaaacaaaaaaaagtattaagCATTAAGTATTATGGCATTTTTACCTCTCTGCGCTTGGCTTCATTCTTCCTGTATTTGTTGAAGCAGTGACACAGGATGTTCCCACAGCAACACGCCACGTGCACTAGGGGGCCCTCTTTACCCAGGCTCAAGCCAGATGACACTGCCAGCACCAAGGTGATGGTTTTGATAACCAGGGTCCACTTACCCAAATAGCCCCTAATAATGAAACCACTCAAGATAGTTTTTATCTGCggggaaaacacagaaagattgaATACAGACTAAGGAATCTCATTAAGGAAACTCCATCTTTTGAACAAGTGACATCAAAATGTTTGAACTACAGTGACCCCAGTTTGGGTGGGACCCCAAGAACCCAAGAAAGCCACAACTATTCTTCAATATTCTATGTCCTCTGGGGGGAGGCACACATGACAACTGGACAAGGATGTAAGTCTGGCAGTGTGTAGAGAGACATGGGAGGCAGCCAGGAAGAGCAGGTGTTTTCCTCAGTTTACAAAATGGTGACTCAGAGGCATGTTCTGAGAGGGCAAGGTCAATGTTCTTAAAACAACCTGAAAGATGAGGTTTAGCCTTGATTCCCTGCCGAAGAAATTTGTGACTGTTACCTGGTCGGGAAACAGAGAAGGGCAAGATCATCCTGGCAACCTAAAATTGCAGTGATTTCAGTCACTGTCAAGCAACCTGAATCAAAAGAAGGTAGACCAGCTACCATTACCCCCTTCTAACCTAAATCAGATGGCCCAAGCTAAAAGGAGACTTGAAGGAAAACCTAGAGAATCCTTAGGTGGCCTCAGGATCTGACCTTGATTCATATTCATCAAACTGTGAGATATGCTGGGATACACATTACAAGATTTTAACCAAAAACCATCCATATTGTTACTATTTATAAGCCATTGAACATACCTCTGGGATTCCAGAGCCACAGGCGTAAGGTGCAAAGACTTTGACAAGAAATACGGCAAGGAAAGCAAACAGGAGAGCCCAGAGGACGTACATGAAGTAATTCACTATGTAGGCAAAGGCTCCCTGGAATAGGAGAAGACAGAAACTTGTTTTAATCTAGGCTGCCTCAGTGAGGCATGGGACTCTTCCGAATAATGGCTTTCCAGGAGAGAAGGTCAAAAGGAAAAGACCAGTATTAAATTGCTCAAATGTTTCTTGGCAGATTGTTCAGCAAACAACTACTAAAACACCATCAGACTTTGTGGTACTGAAAAGAAGATGCTTTGCCAAAGGAAATTCACAATGGATTGTAAGAACGGACAGCAAAGAAGAGCAAACCAAAACCCTGAAACAAAACTCACTTGTATGTGAGGGCCTTGATAGGCTTTGTAGTCAGCTCCATAATGATTCTGTGTTGCTTTTACCTAGAGCTttagcctcctcctcctcttcttctttttggaaTGATTGAACCTTAGCTAAACATTCCAAGTGAAGACCAGCTCCAAAGCTCCATTGCAGTCACTTTTGACTACCTACCTTGCTGTCAAATTCTCACAGGAGATTACAGTGACTAAAATTCCtgagtgctttttcttttttaaaaaaaaattgtaaacgtTTAAGGTACACAacatggtttggtttggtttgagttTCTAGTGCTGGGGATTCAACCCAGTACCTCACATGTACTAAAgaacacactctaccactgagtcatgagctacacttccagctcctatgttttttttctggtggtgctggggtttgaactcagggcctcatacttgcaaagcagctctaccacttgcgccacacTGCTGCTCCTGATGCCTTCACTACACATATACATAGTGAAATGATTACTGTAGTCAAACAGACTTACCTATGCGTCACCTTCCACATTTACCTTTCTTTGTATGTGTAGTAATAACACCTAAAATCTACTCTCAACAAAATTAACTCTAGTCCTCATGTGGTACATTAGATAACTAGACTTACTCATCTAATCTAACTAGATATTTATAGCTTTGGCCTACTTCTCCCCATTCCTTCCCCCTCTCTGCCCCTAGTAACCACCATTTTAACTCTTTgtttattcagtgtttttttttaaagattacacATATAATGATTACATCTTGGAGAGAATTTTGCTACCACAGACTCAGCAACAAGGATGTGAGTACAAAGTATCTGATTCTAATTTTCCAGACTTTTCAAAGAATTAAATGGCAATAACTATTTTCATATggacaaaatatatttttgagattATTCCCCTATGATAATGAAATGTGgcaaaaaaaatctacttttgaCGACTAAAAAGGATTAAGTTATGCCTTATGAAAAAAGGAATTTTGACCACTAGGAGGTTCTACTTGCTTGCAGAAATATTAGCAGTTGAAACTCATTCAAATTACATGGGATATAAAAACTCAAGGAACTTTTGACTTTTCAAAACATAAGACACTATGAAAATAATCCACTGACCTAGAAAAGCAGCAGAATATTCGCTCAGGTTTTCTTTTCCCTAGTTGTATGTTTGAGACAGGTTTTCTATGATCTGAGCTCCTTGGAGGAACAGAAAATTGCTACCTCTTTGCTTTTCAAATGTAGCTTGGAAGCAAGAAgcttcccaaaaaaaaaaaaaagggaaagaaaaaaataacaaaaactagcCAGAGGCAGACACCAGTAGGCCAAACTCTTGGCAGAAGAAGGCTTCTTAAAACCTAGAAGACTCTTTCCCCAGGCAAGGATTTCATTCATAAAAAGGAGAGGCAGGGAAATGTGTCACTCAAGCAAATCTCAACCTCCAGTTTGAGAGTAAACATTggacacaaatacacacagctGTACAGGGGCAGCAGGGCGAGCATCATAGCCACAGAATTTTCCTGTATCTTCACTGTAGTGCTGGTTATGTATGTTTACAATAGGATAAAATTGCAGCGACCCTCTCCACACCAGTGTGTGTACCACTGATAAAATAAAGCCCATGTCAGTTTCCTGTACTGTCATTATTCAAGGTGTTAACAGCCGAGGGAAGCTGGGTGAAGGGTACAGAGGACCTCCTTGTACACTGTATTAACACTTCCTATGattctcgttctctctctctctctctccacacacacacacacacacacacacacacacacacacacccacacccacacccactccCTAAGTTCTAGGACTTCTCAGACTTTACCTCTTAATCTAGGAGAATAAATAGAGACATTAGAGTAAGgatggcagtactgaggtttttttgttctttaaaaacatgaagctacttgggtggctaaggcaggaggatcacaagttcaaagccagcctgggcaactgaGTGAGATTTtgtgtgaaaattaaaaaaaaaaatcagggcttggggatgtagctcagtggtaaaccatttgcctagcatgtgctaggccctgggttccatcctcagcaccagaaAAATTGGAAATTTTACATTCTACTTTTAAATCAttgtttacatttaatttttgaaaaaaattccttCCAAATAGTCAGGTAAAACTGATGATGTGCAAAGGCACATAACATTCATCCTGTGATTTTACCTGCTCTCTGGCACACTGGCCACACTCCAGTTTGAGAAGCATACACCTAAACTCTTGCAAACACATGGCATGTATCTTTCCCCTTATCAAACCCTTTCTCTGAGCCCCTATGCATagtcaaatatatacataaactTTATCgctcactttgtgtgtgtgtgtataacacgCCACCTCCAATTGTTTGGGGACCAAggtggtaataaaaataattttaaattttttattttaattgactcATAATAACTGTGCATATTTATTGGGTACAGTATGataatttaatatatgtatacaatgggtagtgatcaaatcagagtaattagcatttccacaTCCTTAAACATttagcatttctttgtgttttgagcCCTCTAACTCATCTCTTCTAGTTCTGTATAAGACACGTAAGaagggaatgtagctcagtagtatgGCACTTTCCTAGCATAAACAAGGCCTGGGTGTGATccatcacaataaataaataaaatatgcaatcaCTCGTTGTAAGCTATAGTCACCTTCTGGTGCTGTAGAACACTAGAATTTACTCCTCCTAACTACATTTTGGTGCCTGCCATCCCACCTCTCTCTATCTCCTCTTCCCCTCCACCTCCCAGATCACTAGTGACCCCTAGTCTACTCTTGACTTCTATGTTaccaactttaaaaataaattttaagagtaTAAACATATATCCTAGTCTTGTCTCCATCACTTCACCAAGAGAGTAGATAAGAGGAGGGAGCTAACATGGCACCCATTTCAGCTGGTGGAAGTCAAAATAGAATTGGGAGttgagagttttttgttttgtattgcttttatttttagtgggAGAGATCTAACATATAATAAAGTggttagagaaaagaaaggagctgAAACAAAGTTACTTTTGCATCAAAAACATGccatataacaataaaaatacgATTCAACTATAAGATGGGACTGTGGGCAATTTTATAGCTgggtttctgtttttgtgccatggaatcatacttttttttttttttgtagtacttactggggttagaactcagagtccagtgcttggtaggcagatgctctacaacttgagccacaaccccagccctttccatttcagtttatttgtcagatagggtcttgtatttttgcccagggctggcctaaaaccgtgatcctcctacctcggTCTCTCTTGTAGTTatgatcacaggtgtgcaccaccacacccagtccttATCATATTTTTTAGCCTTCTAATGCAATGCTCAGGGACAAATCACTTTTGGTGCCTATTTGATACTCACATTTTAACCTACTCCACCATCCCTtgatagaaattatattttaccTGTTGGCTGCCTCTGATATTTCTATTGAaattattaggaaaagaaaattttgattacaatatatactaaaaaaagaaaaaccaccagGCTTATTTAAGACAAACCAAAAATTTTAAGGTAATCAACAAAAAACAATTCCATACTTCAGAAGAGATGAAAATAGGGTAATACTTCAACCACTTAAATAGGGTAGCTGTCATGGGTTCTCCTTttcatgaaaaggaaaatagtagACAGTTCCACAATTGCATGAGTAcagtataaaaaatgaaataaaggtaAGCATAAAATTCAGTGATTCAGAAATCACTACATGTTACCTCATCCGTGCTAATGATAAGCTGGGACCAGCTATTCCACTCTGGGCATTTGTATCTGTCTTCAAATGTGACGTGCTTAGACTTCCAGCAACAGTGTTCGTGGTTAAACCAGAATCCCCCAGTGCATATACCTTCTTTTAAGTCTGTCATCCAATGAGCAGAGATGTCTATCAGACCAGCTAAGGAACCTGAtttgagaggaggaaaggaaaggccaAAGTTAAATCCCATTTCTGAAACTCTGTTCTTCAGTAATCTGAATAAATTTTGTCAGTAAAAATGAGgggaaaggaattaaaataagaGACAAGCATATACTTTCTTATTCCATTGGCAACCTCTGGCTGTTGGCTTGCTAGATTTTTGCTTATTATCTCTTCATTAAATATCAGTGTCTGTAACATTTTATATAGGGGGGACTTGGGAGAAAGGACAATGTTTGGGTGGACACAAGGGGCTCATGGATTAAGCTGAATTGACATGGTAAAgacatattttgacagttccataAGGACAGTATCATTATTTGACTCTTAATATACACAAAGTTGAGAAAAACATGAATTACCCCACTGAGGAGTAGCCTATGATATTTATTTGAGATGTCTGGGAAGGAGAGCTGATGAAGTTTATGAGGAGAAAGCTTGGATAGCAGGGTTTTGCTCCATGGGCAAGGGAACTGGCACAATGGCAGGAAGGCATCCTAAGCTAAGGGAATGAAATTTATGAGAGTATGAAGTGTGAGGTACATGGAAGGTTGGATGAAGCTGAAGACATGTTGACGCCTCCTGAACCTATGACATCCTGAGCTTTTTTCTTAGTGAGAAGGAGCAAAAGGTATTATTTACAGAACATTCatcaaagaaaatgaataccgAACTGGGGATCAGCTCCACAGCCTGATAGACTGATAGGGTTAAGATAGTTAAATTACTTTAGATTCTGGACTTCATGTCATTTCTGTTGTCCAGATGAAGCAACTCTggcacagagaaattaaatgCCAGAATCATGCTTTAGGGAAATAGTAAAGACATCGTAAAATTCACAGCCCCTGAATTCCCAGACTGTTCCTGCATTCAGACACACTGCTTCTATTGTTGCTCTCCaatgcttaaaaacaaaatactctGTGGGTATGAGGGAACGAAAAATATTCACTGACCACCCAGTGCCagcaaacacattaaaaagttgAGGATATCGCATCTACATTCTACCAGGTGAGAGGTCATGTCACGTGTGTATTTTGGTGGGTGCTAATAGTGTTAGCACAGGTTATTTACTTGAACACCTAGTCAAATCCAGCACCTACTTTTGGCCACTCCATCCCCCAGCCTTCTCTTCCTTCTAAATCTTATTGCAATGTTGGACATGTCCAACATTGCTATCCTCAACCCCATCTTTCCTTAGTTTTCTACCTCTTCCCCACCTTTTCCCAATTGCTCTTTCTTCTTTGGCTACAAGTTTTATCAGGTTCTGCCTGCTCCAAAAGAATGAAATGCTCTCCTTGACCTTGTTACTGCTTTTATTTACCCTGTCTTGGCAATGACTACCAAAGCTTCTACATTGGCTGCCTTCCCTTGAAATCTGGCTCATAACATATATCTGAGATGGGTTTTCAAGGTTATTGATATGCTCTGTCTAACCTGTTCTCCATCATCTTCCTTTTCCTCAGCCTTTCTATGATAACTGGCATTACAGACTACCCAGTCTACTGTTAACCAGCTGCAAGCCGACCGT
Coding sequences:
- the Clcn5 gene encoding H(+)/Cl(-) exchange transporter 5 isoform X2 — its product is MDFLEEPIPGVGTYDDFNTIDWVREKSRDRDRHREITNKSKESTWALIHSVSDAFSGWLLMLLIGLLSGSLAGLIDISAHWMTDLKEGICTGGFWFNHEHCCWKSKHVTFEDRYKCPEWNSWSQLIISTDEGAFAYIVNYFMYVLWALLFAFLAVFLVKVFAPYACGSGIPEIKTILSGFIIRGYLGKWTLVIKTITLVLAVSSGLSLGKEGPLVHVACCCGNILCHCFNKYRKNEAKRREVLSAAAAAGVSVAFGAPIGGVLFSLEEVSYYFPLKTLWRSFFAALVAAFTLRSINPFGNSRLVLFYVEFHTPWHLFELVPFILLGIFGGLWGALFIRTNIAWCRKRKTTQLGKYPVIEVLIVTAITAILAFPNEYTRMSTSELISELFNDCGLLDSSKLCDYENHFNTSKGGELPDRPAGMGVYSAMWQLALTLILKIIITIFTFGMKIPSGLFIPSMAVGAIAGRLLGVGMEQLAYYHHDWAIFNSWCSQGADCITPGLYAMVGAAACLGGVTRMTVSLVVIMFELTGGLEYIVPLMAAAMTSKWVADALGREGIYDAHIRLNGYPFLEAKEEFAHKTLAMDVMKPRRNDPLLTVLTQDSMTVEDVETIISETTYSGFPVVVSRESQRLVGFVLRRDLIISIENARKKQDGVVSTSIIYFTEHSPPMPPYTPPTLKLRNILDLSPFTVTDLTPMEIVVDIFRKLGLRQCLVTHNGRLLGIITKKDVLKHIAQMANQDPDSILFN